The following proteins are co-located in the Desulfovibrio inopinatus DSM 10711 genome:
- a CDS encoding ABC transporter ATP-binding protein: protein MSILEVKNLDVRMGVQQILRAVNVKVEENGVVAVLGSNGVGKTTLMRAISNIYQATAGEIVFQGQNIANIGSDKVVKLGLCQAPEGRQIFSNMTVEENLILGAYHQDKAHFQEDLDRVFDLFPILKDRFQQQAGAMSGGEQQMLCIGRALMGRPKLLLLDEPSLGLAPLVIKCIFDLIVRIREAGTAILIVEQNAKAALSVADYAYIMEGGAIIMEGPADELARDNRLEAAYLGGHTHV from the coding sequence ATGTCAATTCTAGAGGTCAAAAATCTTGATGTTCGCATGGGGGTTCAGCAAATTTTGCGTGCCGTCAATGTGAAGGTTGAAGAAAACGGGGTAGTGGCTGTACTTGGCTCCAACGGCGTGGGGAAAACGACGTTGATGCGGGCAATCTCCAATATTTATCAGGCGACTGCCGGAGAAATTGTATTTCAGGGGCAAAATATCGCCAATATTGGATCGGATAAAGTCGTCAAGCTCGGCTTGTGTCAGGCTCCGGAAGGACGTCAAATTTTCTCCAATATGACAGTGGAGGAAAATCTCATCTTGGGAGCCTATCACCAGGACAAAGCACACTTTCAGGAAGATCTTGATCGTGTCTTTGATCTGTTTCCGATTTTGAAAGATCGCTTTCAACAACAAGCCGGTGCCATGTCCGGCGGAGAACAACAGATGTTGTGCATTGGCCGGGCACTCATGGGACGACCGAAATTGTTGTTACTTGATGAACCGTCGCTTGGCCTGGCTCCTTTGGTTATCAAATGTATTTTCGACCTCATCGTTCGTATTAGAGAGGCAGGAACGGCGATTCTGATCGTCGAGCAAAACGCGAAAGCTGCACTCTCCGTGGCGGATTATGCCTACATTATGGAAGGTGGCGCCATTATCATGGAAGGGCCGGCTGATGAACTCGCGCGGGACAATCGTCTCGAAGCCGCATATCTTGGTGGTCATACGCACGTTTAA
- a CDS encoding ABC transporter ATP-binding protein — MAEMILETRALTRRFGGLTAVDSVDMIMNPGELVGLIGPNGAGKSTFFNCLTGFYPPSEGEVRFMGKRITGLKPYQVAKRGIGRTFQNLRIMPNMTVFDNVSIGAVGSLGHSLRRALWPFRCTTDNAISRRTWDILQRVGLDTQAGELAANLSYGRRKYLEIARAMATNPNLLILDEPAAGLNEQETAQLAGFIRELNDEGLPILLVEHDMGLVMSICHRVMVLALGKKIADDTPAVIQKAPAVLEAYLGGEECQF; from the coding sequence ATGGCCGAGATGATTCTGGAAACTCGCGCCCTGACCCGGCGATTCGGCGGGCTGACGGCCGTGGATAGTGTAGATATGATCATGAATCCGGGAGAACTCGTCGGACTCATTGGACCCAATGGCGCGGGGAAGAGTACCTTCTTCAATTGCCTGACCGGGTTTTACCCGCCGAGCGAAGGGGAAGTCCGCTTCATGGGGAAGCGCATTACAGGCCTCAAGCCCTATCAGGTCGCCAAGCGCGGCATTGGACGCACATTTCAAAATTTGCGCATCATGCCGAATATGACGGTGTTCGACAATGTGTCCATTGGAGCGGTTGGTTCGCTCGGGCATTCATTGCGGCGTGCCCTGTGGCCGTTTCGGTGTACGACGGACAACGCCATTAGCCGTCGTACTTGGGATATCCTGCAACGCGTTGGCTTGGATACCCAGGCCGGAGAGCTCGCGGCCAACCTTTCGTATGGTCGGCGGAAATATCTTGAAATTGCCCGTGCCATGGCAACCAATCCCAATTTATTGATTCTTGATGAACCCGCAGCCGGTCTTAATGAGCAAGAAACTGCGCAATTGGCCGGTTTTATCCGTGAGCTCAACGATGAAGGTTTACCGATTCTCCTTGTTGAGCACGACATGGGGCTTGTCATGAGCATTTGTCATCGGGTTATGGTTCTGGCGTTGGGAAAAAAGATTGCTGACGACACCCCTGCTGTTATTCAGAAAGCCCCGGCCGTCCTGGAGGCCTACCTGGGAGGCGAAGAATGTCAATTCTAG
- a CDS encoding branched-chain amino acid ABC transporter permease, producing the protein MTDSISTTSPWRSRLLTAGLLLFVLAVVPAILSALGKSYYVQLANSALIFCILAASMNLITGTAGLLCLGHAAFYGIGAYTAALLASNYGLPFLVTLPLGGLAAGVAGVLVALPTMRLISIYFAVATLGVGEIIHVSLLNWVSLTRGPMGVQIYEPITIFGYRFSSLLSIYYIIAVLACISIYLLWRMTNSYFGNALRSVREDDQCAEAMGINVVKLKIQAFAASTFFAGLAGAVMAHSAGYISPDSFQFSESILILAMVVVGGLGSLPGGLLGALLLILLPEVARSLGDMRMVAVGVVMFLSILLLPKGLFGEVSAIDMARRQFNAAWIGGRQSVGWK; encoded by the coding sequence ATGACCGATTCCATTTCCACCACGAGCCCCTGGCGGTCACGGCTGTTGACAGCAGGACTGTTGCTGTTCGTTCTTGCCGTGGTTCCGGCCATCCTCTCGGCCCTCGGCAAGAGCTATTATGTCCAACTGGCCAATTCCGCATTGATTTTTTGCATCTTGGCCGCAAGTATGAATCTGATTACGGGAACCGCAGGCTTGTTGTGTCTGGGGCATGCCGCTTTTTATGGCATCGGAGCCTATACAGCAGCACTGCTTGCATCGAATTACGGGCTGCCGTTTCTTGTGACATTGCCATTGGGCGGATTGGCCGCTGGGGTGGCCGGGGTTCTTGTCGCTCTCCCAACAATGCGGCTTATCAGCATTTATTTTGCCGTCGCGACATTGGGGGTCGGGGAGATTATCCACGTTTCCTTATTGAACTGGGTTTCGTTGACCCGCGGCCCCATGGGCGTGCAGATTTATGAACCGATCACGATTTTTGGATACCGATTCAGTAGTCTGCTTTCCATCTATTACATTATTGCCGTCCTGGCCTGTATCTCGATTTACCTACTTTGGCGCATGACAAATTCCTATTTCGGCAATGCACTCCGTTCCGTTCGTGAAGATGATCAGTGTGCTGAAGCCATGGGTATCAATGTCGTCAAACTCAAAATTCAAGCCTTTGCGGCGAGTACGTTTTTTGCCGGTTTGGCTGGAGCCGTCATGGCTCACAGTGCCGGGTATATCAGCCCGGACAGTTTCCAATTCAGCGAGTCCATTTTGATTTTAGCCATGGTTGTTGTTGGTGGTCTCGGATCGCTGCCCGGTGGGCTGCTTGGCGCTCTGTTGCTCATTTTGCTGCCCGAGGTTGCTCGGAGCTTGGGCGATATGCGCATGGTTGCTGTCGGGGTGGTCATGTTTCTGTCCATCCTGCTCTTACCGAAAGGACTGTTCGGTGAAGTATCGGCCATTGACATGGCAAGACGTCAATTCAACGCGGCCTGGATTGGCGGCCGTCAGTCTGTGGGGTGGAAGTAA
- a CDS encoding branched-chain amino acid ABC transporter permease — protein MDTYFLMQVINGLSVGMVYALIAIGFTLIFGVLNVVNFAHGEMYTIGAFAGLVCINLLGWPLAFVILVALVVGGLAGIGLERLAFKPFRRFQDEASLKSRAMREATLLSSLAVSIIIKELIQHFFGAEMQTIPAQYLLNEPIQLGSISLSTGQFLILGSSIVMLGGLQYILYRTRIGLSIRAISNNPLGAKYVGLSVDKTIIATFAVGSMLGGAAGIMVGLYYGAIFPTMGFAPSIKAFVAMVMGGLSSIPGAVICALILGVCEALATDFMTQGWSDMVAYSFLILTLIFFPQGIFGARRERV, from the coding sequence ATGGACACATATTTTCTCATGCAAGTCATCAACGGCCTGAGCGTGGGCATGGTGTATGCGCTCATTGCCATTGGATTCACCCTCATCTTCGGCGTCCTCAACGTGGTCAACTTCGCGCACGGCGAAATGTACACCATTGGCGCGTTTGCGGGACTGGTCTGTATCAATCTTCTTGGCTGGCCGCTGGCGTTCGTTATTCTCGTGGCTCTTGTCGTCGGCGGATTGGCCGGTATTGGTCTGGAACGCTTGGCATTCAAACCGTTTCGACGTTTTCAGGACGAGGCCTCGCTGAAGTCGAGAGCCATGCGTGAAGCGACATTGCTTTCTTCGCTGGCTGTTTCCATCATCATCAAAGAACTCATTCAGCATTTTTTCGGTGCCGAGATGCAAACGATCCCGGCCCAATACTTACTCAATGAGCCTATTCAGTTGGGATCGATATCCCTTTCGACAGGGCAATTTCTCATTCTAGGATCGTCTATCGTTATGCTCGGAGGCCTGCAATATATTCTCTACCGCACACGAATCGGCCTTTCCATTCGAGCCATTTCCAACAATCCTTTGGGAGCCAAATACGTGGGCTTGTCCGTGGATAAGACCATTATTGCCACGTTTGCCGTAGGCAGCATGCTCGGTGGAGCCGCCGGTATCATGGTCGGACTCTATTATGGAGCCATTTTCCCGACCATGGGCTTTGCGCCCTCAATCAAAGCCTTTGTGGCGATGGTCATGGGCGGTTTGTCGAGCATTCCCGGAGCCGTAATCTGTGCGTTGATTCTCGGTGTATGCGAAGCGTTGGCGACCGATTTTATGACCCAGGGCTGGAGCGACATGGTCGCGTACAGCTTCCTTATTCTGACCTTGATCTTCTTCCCCCAGGGTATTTTCGGTGCCCGACGGGAACGAGTGTAA
- a CDS encoding ABC transporter substrate-binding protein, whose amino-acid sequence MKLNRLFVALAALAILFAASAAQAEKTIVLGYSLPLTGSHAKYGEVFRNAAQIQLEKFNKSGKLPGATVEILYEDSKSDPKEAINIARKFVDDERVVGVLGDFTSTVSMAAGRVYAMEGMPQLSQTASHPDFNKIGDFQFRNITTQAFEGPFVAKWATSLGYKKFAIVAIQNDWGISAAENFAKGLKDLGGEVTDIEYFNPGNRDFRSILTKVARDKPQAIYLCMMYEEGAMILQQRKQLGIDIPFFGTSSLYSPKLLELAGDSANGLLLSTTFMPDSPEANVVEFVTEYKKRYGDDPSMFAAQAYDAVGIMLDAIASVGADVNRQSLRDALAATKGYPGVTGSTSFDPETREPVKGLARMRIEDGAFHLVD is encoded by the coding sequence ATGAAACTAAATCGTCTTTTTGTTGCATTGGCCGCTTTGGCTATCCTATTTGCGGCTTCTGCTGCACAGGCCGAAAAAACTATCGTTTTGGGATATTCACTCCCATTGACCGGAAGCCATGCGAAATATGGGGAAGTATTTCGCAATGCTGCGCAAATTCAACTTGAGAAATTTAACAAATCCGGAAAATTGCCAGGAGCAACCGTAGAGATCCTCTACGAAGATTCCAAGTCCGATCCCAAAGAAGCCATCAATATTGCTCGTAAGTTCGTCGATGATGAGCGGGTGGTTGGTGTGCTTGGCGACTTCACGTCCACCGTTTCTATGGCCGCTGGCCGTGTTTATGCCATGGAAGGGATGCCCCAGCTTTCGCAAACGGCATCGCATCCCGATTTCAATAAAATTGGGGATTTTCAATTTCGCAATATTACGACGCAAGCTTTTGAAGGGCCGTTTGTTGCGAAATGGGCTACGAGCTTAGGATATAAGAAATTTGCCATCGTCGCCATTCAGAACGACTGGGGGATTTCCGCAGCTGAGAATTTTGCTAAAGGTCTCAAAGATCTTGGTGGCGAAGTAACGGACATCGAGTATTTCAACCCCGGTAACCGCGACTTCCGTTCCATCCTGACCAAAGTTGCCCGCGACAAACCCCAAGCTATCTATCTGTGTATGATGTATGAAGAAGGGGCTATGATTCTCCAGCAGCGCAAGCAGCTCGGTATCGATATCCCGTTCTTCGGCACCTCGTCGCTATACTCGCCCAAACTGCTGGAACTGGCAGGCGATTCCGCCAACGGCCTTTTGCTGTCGACGACATTTATGCCCGACAGCCCTGAAGCGAACGTTGTCGAATTCGTGACTGAATACAAGAAGCGTTATGGCGACGACCCGAGCATGTTTGCAGCACAGGCGTACGATGCCGTCGGTATTATGCTTGACGCTATCGCCAGTGTGGGTGCCGACGTGAACCGACAGTCCCTGCGTGACGCTCTGGCTGCGACCAAGGGTTATCCCGGCGTCACCGGCTCCACCTCCTTTGATCCCGAGACCCGTGAACCGGTCAAGGGCCTGGCTCGGATGCGCATCGAAGACGGTGCCTTCCACCTCGTCGACTAA
- a CDS encoding L-2-amino-thiazoline-4-carboxylic acid hydrolase, which translates to MSEAKLREELYAANENRGILYKFIFDAMVEEFGMEKAKEVMKKGIYKRGQEIGQQFKQYADAGDFPGLRDAFIGHIADDSKMFAPTVTRCDDGGLDIEFDNCPLKNSWRKMGLSDEECATMCEVAGIIDYGTFEGAGFGFEMTALPEGSKEKCYLKIRKK; encoded by the coding sequence ATGAGTGAAGCCAAATTACGTGAAGAGCTGTACGCAGCCAATGAAAACCGGGGCATTCTCTACAAATTTATTTTTGATGCCATGGTCGAAGAATTTGGTATGGAAAAAGCCAAAGAAGTCATGAAAAAAGGCATTTACAAACGTGGTCAAGAAATCGGCCAGCAGTTCAAGCAGTATGCTGATGCTGGCGATTTTCCTGGTCTGCGTGATGCGTTCATTGGCCATATTGCTGATGATTCCAAGATGTTTGCCCCTACCGTGACCCGGTGTGACGACGGTGGCTTGGATATCGAGTTCGACAATTGCCCGCTCAAGAACTCCTGGCGCAAGATGGGATTGTCCGACGAAGAATGCGCTACGATGTGTGAAGTTGCCGGAATTATTGACTACGGCACGTTTGAAGGCGCCGGTTTTGGTTTCGAAATGACGGCGCTGCCCGAAGGAAGCAAAGAAAAGTGCTACCTGAAGATTCGTAAAAAATAA
- a CDS encoding serine dehydratase subunit alpha family protein, which yields MDLHAFFANEVKPALGCTEPGAVALAASAGARYLSGPPRHIHLRLSANIYKNGRSVGIPGAPGLKGNLLAAALGALGGDPDKGLQALENIDETMIAQATAMLEAGSLTEEVLSDTPNVYAEVELLRQGESVTAVVAHAHDQVVEVSRNRQTVYEGQDGETGSGRIPAYISELMRADFNDLWALAGSIDDATVGFLLEGVAMNLQVAEKGLKEPWGLGTGYVAAANLPQDDLAWMIRAWSAAAADVRMDGGRWPVMSSAGSGNHGLTAIIPPALAARVWKRSNRELAEALALSHLVTGAIKAKTGRLTPVCGCSVAAGAGAAAALTRLAHGTAEQAEQAVAYVLSSVMGMICDGAKATCSLKVGTASAEAFMGMLLATHGTALSSPQGIVGPQFTANAKAVGELSGVGFAAVDAVILRLLERQAAIPTPSCPTLSDLDKTVSPT from the coding sequence ATGGATCTGCACGCATTTTTCGCCAACGAGGTCAAACCCGCCCTCGGTTGCACCGAGCCCGGCGCCGTTGCGCTCGCCGCCAGCGCCGGTGCACGATATCTTTCCGGCCCCCCCAGGCATATCCATCTCCGTCTGTCGGCCAACATCTATAAGAACGGAAGATCGGTCGGCATTCCCGGTGCCCCCGGCCTCAAAGGCAATCTTCTGGCTGCGGCTCTCGGTGCCTTGGGAGGCGACCCGGACAAGGGACTCCAAGCGCTGGAAAATATCGATGAAACAATGATCGCCCAGGCAACGGCCATGCTCGAAGCCGGGAGCCTGACTGAAGAAGTTTTATCGGACACGCCAAACGTCTATGCCGAAGTCGAGTTGTTGCGTCAGGGAGAAAGCGTCACCGCTGTCGTGGCCCATGCCCACGATCAGGTTGTCGAAGTGAGCCGTAACCGTCAGACCGTCTATGAAGGGCAAGATGGAGAAACCGGTTCGGGACGTATCCCGGCGTATATCTCCGAACTCATGCGCGCAGATTTCAATGATCTGTGGGCATTGGCCGGTTCCATCGACGACGCAACGGTCGGCTTTCTTCTGGAAGGCGTTGCCATGAATCTCCAGGTGGCCGAAAAAGGACTCAAAGAACCATGGGGATTGGGGACTGGCTATGTTGCCGCCGCCAATCTGCCGCAAGACGATCTCGCCTGGATGATTCGGGCTTGGTCCGCGGCCGCGGCCGATGTTCGCATGGATGGTGGACGGTGGCCGGTCATGAGTAGCGCAGGCAGCGGAAATCACGGCCTGACGGCTATCATTCCCCCGGCACTGGCTGCCCGTGTTTGGAAACGCTCCAACCGGGAACTTGCCGAAGCACTTGCCTTGTCTCATCTGGTAACGGGCGCTATCAAAGCGAAAACCGGTCGATTGACCCCGGTGTGCGGATGTTCCGTCGCCGCCGGAGCCGGTGCGGCTGCAGCATTGACGCGCCTGGCCCATGGCACAGCCGAACAAGCCGAACAAGCCGTAGCCTATGTGTTGTCTTCTGTTATGGGAATGATCTGCGATGGTGCGAAGGCAACCTGCTCACTGAAAGTCGGAACGGCATCGGCCGAGGCCTTCATGGGAATGCTCTTAGCCACTCATGGCACGGCGCTCTCGTCGCCGCAAGGTATCGTGGGACCACAATTTACAGCCAACGCAAAAGCCGTGGGCGAATTATCCGGCGTAGGCTTTGCCGCCGTCGATGCCGTCATTTTACGTCTTTTGGAACGCCAAGCTGCTATACCGACACCGTCGTGTCCGACGCTGTCCGATCTCGACAAGACTGTCAGTCCAACTTAA
- a CDS encoding Rid family detoxifying hydrolase codes for MSDIAFITTDGAPAAVGPYSQATCTDGTVYVSGQLGLIPETMKLAEGFEAQTKQALKNLGAILKAAGCGVTDIVSVDVFLIDMGEFKTLNGIYAEFMGDHKPARAAIQVAALPLGGLVEIKCVARKP; via the coding sequence ATGAGCGACATCGCATTTATTACTACCGACGGCGCCCCCGCCGCCGTTGGCCCCTATTCTCAAGCGACATGCACAGACGGCACCGTCTATGTGAGTGGTCAACTCGGCCTGATTCCGGAAACCATGAAATTGGCAGAAGGTTTCGAGGCCCAAACCAAACAAGCCTTGAAAAACCTTGGAGCCATTCTGAAGGCTGCCGGTTGCGGCGTCACCGACATCGTCAGCGTGGATGTCTTCCTCATCGACATGGGCGAGTTCAAAACGCTCAACGGAATTTATGCAGAATTCATGGGCGACCACAAACCCGCACGTGCTGCCATCCAAGTTGCCGCCTTACCTCTTGGCGGACTTGTTGAAATCAAATGCGTGGCACGCAAACCGTAA
- a CDS encoding 2,3-butanediol dehydrogenase, translated as MSETMRAAVWHGKQDVRVETVPVPPFPQPGWVKIKVAWCGICGSDLHEYAAGPVFIPVDSPHPLTGKQGSLILGHEFTGTVVEVGEGVSNIRVGDIVAPDACQHCGECIMCRAGRYNVCEKLAFTGLHNDGAFAPYVNVPAELCYILPEGVSLEAGAVIEPLATGFKAVREAGTILGETVVIIGAGTIGLGTLMAARAAGAGKIIVLEMSSARTAKAYECGADVVLNPKECDAVAEIKAMTNGSGADVSFECVGNKFTGPLAIDVIHNGARAIIVGIFEEPSSFNFFSLSGTDKRVIGTLAYTLDDFKGVSALLANGKLKADPMITGKVSLEDIVEKGFLELINNKDENIKILVTPE; from the coding sequence ATGAGCGAGACTATGCGAGCAGCTGTATGGCATGGAAAACAGGATGTACGCGTTGAAACTGTTCCCGTTCCTCCTTTTCCACAGCCTGGGTGGGTCAAAATCAAAGTCGCCTGGTGCGGAATTTGTGGATCGGATCTGCACGAATATGCTGCTGGGCCGGTCTTTATTCCCGTCGATTCTCCTCACCCGCTGACAGGAAAACAGGGGAGTTTGATTCTGGGGCATGAATTTACTGGTACGGTTGTGGAAGTCGGAGAAGGCGTCAGCAATATTCGTGTTGGCGATATCGTTGCCCCCGATGCCTGCCAGCACTGTGGTGAATGCATCATGTGCCGTGCTGGTCGCTATAATGTGTGTGAAAAACTGGCTTTTACCGGTCTGCACAATGACGGCGCATTTGCTCCTTATGTCAACGTCCCGGCGGAATTGTGCTATATTTTGCCAGAAGGCGTTTCGCTTGAAGCCGGCGCCGTTATCGAACCATTGGCAACGGGTTTCAAAGCCGTACGCGAAGCTGGAACCATTCTTGGTGAAACGGTTGTTATCATTGGTGCGGGAACCATCGGCCTCGGTACCCTCATGGCGGCAAGAGCTGCTGGTGCAGGTAAAATTATTGTTCTGGAAATGTCCTCTGCTCGCACAGCTAAGGCCTATGAATGTGGAGCCGATGTGGTGCTCAACCCGAAGGAATGCGACGCTGTGGCAGAAATCAAAGCCATGACAAATGGTTCCGGAGCGGATGTATCCTTTGAATGCGTTGGCAACAAATTCACCGGTCCCCTGGCCATCGATGTGATTCACAATGGCGCACGGGCAATTATCGTTGGTATTTTTGAAGAACCGAGTTCGTTCAACTTCTTTAGTTTGAGTGGGACAGACAAGCGGGTCATCGGCACACTGGCCTATACGTTGGACGACTTCAAGGGCGTTTCCGCGTTGTTGGCGAATGGAAAGCTTAAGGCTGATCCGATGATTACCGGAAAGGTCAGCTTGGAAGACATCGTTGAGAAAGGTTTTCTTGAGTTGATCAATAATAAAGACGAGAACATTAAGATTCTTGTTACTCCTGAATAA
- a CDS encoding HdeA/HdeB family chaperone yields the protein MYRIAFLVLALAFLTFGPMKQAYAMDSINFGAVRCSEFIEELSDISDDDAGIVLVWLDGYLSGVTGDTVLRFGALEDIGEALVNGCAESPNSKVLDVVRIVGIRH from the coding sequence ATGTATCGTATTGCTTTTCTCGTGCTTGCTCTCGCGTTCTTAACTTTTGGCCCAATGAAACAAGCATACGCCATGGACTCCATCAACTTCGGGGCCGTTCGCTGTTCCGAATTTATTGAGGAGCTTTCCGACATCTCTGATGACGATGCTGGTATCGTTTTGGTGTGGCTCGATGGTTATCTCAGCGGCGTCACCGGTGATACTGTTCTCCGCTTTGGCGCTCTCGAAGATATTGGCGAAGCATTGGTTAATGGATGCGCGGAATCGCCCAATTCCAAGGTACTTGATGTCGTCCGTATTGTCGGTATCCGCCACTAA
- a CDS encoding WbuC family cupin fold metalloprotein produces MPKLTRPTPLDRLSPLATISRHQTWTLVDNALIDEKLAHARDNQRKREIHILHDGNDDPLHRMINAVLPGSYVQPHRHAAPPKSEAIATLRGAMGFVAFDDEGFAQDSDFAIVDSRRDTLVLDIRPGVWHTFFSLAPDTVVFEVKPGPYSAADDKDFASWAPAPDSPDAIPYLKALEDRCRRLFGLPPRNWT; encoded by the coding sequence ATGCCAAAACTGACCCGCCCCACCCCACTTGACCGACTCTCGCCACTGGCCACTATCTCCCGCCATCAGACGTGGACACTCGTCGACAACGCACTGATCGATGAAAAACTTGCCCATGCGCGGGACAATCAACGCAAACGCGAAATCCATATCCTCCATGACGGCAACGACGACCCTCTTCATCGCATGATCAATGCCGTTTTACCCGGCAGTTATGTTCAACCGCATCGCCACGCCGCTCCGCCCAAGTCTGAAGCCATAGCCACCCTTCGCGGCGCCATGGGCTTCGTCGCCTTTGATGATGAAGGATTTGCACAGGACAGCGATTTCGCCATTGTTGATTCCCGCCGAGACACACTCGTCCTCGATATTCGCCCGGGTGTCTGGCATACGTTCTTTTCTCTGGCACCGGATACAGTCGTTTTTGAAGTAAAGCCCGGACCATACAGCGCTGCCGACGATAAAGATTTTGCCTCATGGGCTCCTGCACCAGATTCTCCAGATGCCATTCCCTATCTCAAGGCACTTGAAGACCGTTGTCGTCGCCTGTTCGGCCTTCCCCCGCGCAATTGGACATAA
- a CDS encoding FadR/GntR family transcriptional regulator — MTLKAQYHSEATFGGKQSRTDTAVESIESLIRLNGWKSGEKLPSQRTLAETLGVSRPTIREALVMLEARGRLVIQPGKGVFIASSEQLRVQPVSSGVQLQNPSLLSGRESQMYQFRYAIEPAIAGLVAVNATAAQIEDMGVVVSAMRKALEEEDWAEFSRLDFTFHSLMIEAANNRFFTEAIAPFLGLFFESQTLPLVFDESVDETVREHEQIMEHIGKRHSVEARKAMEQHVRGVAKRAGVNLVE, encoded by the coding sequence ATGACCCTCAAAGCGCAATATCATTCCGAGGCAACCTTTGGTGGGAAGCAATCGAGAACCGATACCGCAGTAGAGAGCATCGAATCCCTGATTCGGCTCAATGGATGGAAAAGTGGTGAGAAGCTTCCCTCTCAGAGGACCTTGGCCGAAACATTGGGAGTAAGTCGTCCTACCATTCGTGAGGCTTTGGTCATGTTGGAGGCTCGAGGGCGGCTCGTTATTCAGCCTGGTAAAGGGGTCTTTATTGCCAGCTCAGAGCAGCTACGAGTTCAGCCGGTGTCTTCCGGGGTGCAACTCCAGAACCCTTCGCTTCTCTCTGGAAGGGAATCTCAAATGTATCAGTTCCGCTATGCTATCGAGCCTGCCATCGCTGGTCTGGTTGCGGTCAATGCCACAGCCGCCCAGATTGAAGATATGGGGGTAGTGGTGTCTGCCATGCGCAAGGCTTTGGAAGAAGAGGACTGGGCAGAGTTTTCGAGATTGGATTTCACTTTTCATTCGCTGATGATTGAAGCGGCCAATAATCGTTTTTTCACCGAAGCGATTGCTCCATTCCTTGGCCTTTTCTTTGAAAGCCAAACGTTACCACTTGTTTTTGATGAGAGCGTCGATGAAACCGTACGCGAGCATGAGCAGATCATGGAACATATTGGGAAAAGGCATTCCGTCGAGGCCCGCAAAGCTATGGAACAGCACGTGCGTGGCGTGGCGAAACGTGCAGGGGTGAATTTGGTGGAATGA